A genome region from Alistipes dispar includes the following:
- a CDS encoding peroxiredoxin encodes MDEQRRTMPRLGEPVPAFEAMTTRGRIRFPGDYKGKWVILFSHPADFTPICTTEVLTFGARTERFRALNCELVGLSVDSRNSHIAWLRTIRDRIEYRGMRGVRVEFPIIDDVGMKVASLYGMIQPGESETAAVRAVFFIDPTGVLRAMICYPLALGRNFDEIERVLIGLQTIDAFRIALPADWRPGDDVIVPMKGDDGEKQPEGVTCCDWFFCTKPLPKEEVERKIGKGVPVGA; translated from the coding sequence ATGGACGAACAACGACGGACGATGCCGCGGCTGGGGGAACCCGTCCCGGCTTTCGAGGCGATGACGACCCGGGGGAGGATCCGCTTCCCGGGCGATTACAAGGGCAAATGGGTGATTCTGTTCAGCCATCCGGCCGATTTCACGCCGATCTGCACGACCGAGGTGCTTACGTTCGGGGCCCGCACGGAGCGGTTCCGGGCGTTGAACTGCGAGCTGGTGGGGCTTTCGGTGGACAGCCGCAACAGCCATATCGCCTGGCTGCGGACGATCCGCGACCGGATCGAATACCGCGGGATGAGGGGCGTGCGGGTCGAATTCCCGATCATCGACGATGTGGGGATGAAGGTCGCGTCGCTCTACGGCATGATTCAGCCAGGAGAGAGCGAGACGGCGGCTGTGCGGGCGGTCTTTTTCATCGACCCGACGGGCGTGCTGCGGGCCATGATCTGCTATCCGCTGGCGCTGGGGCGCAATTTCGACGAGATCGAGCGGGTGCTGATCGGATTGCAGACCATCGACGCCTTCCGGATCGCGCTGCCGGCCGACTGGCGGCCGGGCGACGACGTGATCGTGCCGATGAAGGGCGACGACGGCGAGAAGCAGCCCGAGGGGGTGACGTGCTGCGACTGGTTTTTCTGCACGAAGCCGTTGCCGAAGGAGGAGGTCGAACGGAAGATCGGCAAGGGCGTGCCTGTCGGTGCGTGA
- the fmt gene encoding methionyl-tRNA formyltransferase codes for MDARQLRIVFMGTPEFAVPSLRALVAGGYNVVGVVTAPDKPAGRGRQLRESDVKTAARELGLPVLQPERLKAPEFVGALRALRPDLGIVIAFRMLPEVVWAMPRLGTFNLHASLLPQYRGAAPINWAIINGERETGVTTFLLNHEIDKGAILAQARLPILPQDNAGTLYEKLMTAGVALVTRTVERIAAGDIAPVEQQYADEATLRPAPKIFKEDCRIDWTLPGRRIVDFIRGLAPYPAAWSDLIREEGDRKDGTAPGGESGGAAGDGPSVKIFSAAFEAAAHGLRPGTVASDGRTEIRIACADGWIIPGELQLAGKKRLPVRELLLGWRDANQYRFGR; via the coding sequence ATGGACGCAAGGCAACTCCGCATCGTATTCATGGGCACGCCCGAATTCGCCGTGCCGTCGCTCCGCGCGCTGGTCGCCGGGGGCTACAACGTCGTGGGCGTCGTCACCGCCCCCGACAAACCCGCCGGACGCGGGAGGCAACTCCGCGAAAGCGACGTGAAGACCGCCGCCCGGGAGCTGGGGCTTCCGGTCCTGCAGCCCGAAAGGCTGAAGGCCCCGGAGTTCGTCGGGGCGCTGCGAGCGCTGCGGCCCGACCTGGGTATCGTCATCGCGTTCCGCATGCTGCCCGAGGTCGTGTGGGCCATGCCGCGACTGGGAACCTTCAACCTCCACGCCTCGCTGCTGCCTCAGTACAGGGGCGCCGCGCCGATCAACTGGGCGATCATCAACGGCGAGCGGGAGACGGGCGTGACGACCTTCCTGCTGAACCACGAGATCGACAAGGGAGCCATCCTCGCGCAGGCGCGCCTGCCGATCCTTCCGCAGGACAACGCCGGCACGCTCTACGAAAAGCTGATGACCGCCGGCGTCGCACTCGTCACGCGGACCGTGGAGCGCATCGCCGCGGGCGACATCGCCCCCGTCGAACAGCAATACGCCGACGAGGCGACGCTCCGCCCCGCGCCCAAGATCTTCAAGGAGGACTGCCGGATCGACTGGACGCTGCCGGGACGGAGGATCGTCGATTTCATCCGAGGGCTGGCGCCCTATCCGGCGGCCTGGAGCGACCTGATCCGCGAAGAGGGGGACCGGAAAGACGGCACGGCTCCCGGAGGAGAGAGCGGCGGGGCGGCCGGCGACGGACCGTCGGTCAAAATCTTCTCCGCGGCATTCGAAGCCGCCGCGCACGGACTGCGGCCGGGCACGGTCGCAAGCGACGGCCGCACCGAAATCCGCATCGCCTGCGCCGACGGCTGGATCATTCCCGGAGAGTTGCAGCTCGCGGGCAAGAAGCGGCTCCCGGTGCGCGAACTGCTGCTCGGCTGGCGCGACGCAAACCAATACCGCTTCGGACGATAG
- a CDS encoding thiamine pyrophosphate-dependent enzyme: MAEVEIKQENLVYAKPRLITDNVMHYCPGCSHGTVHKLVAEVIDEMGLAEKAVGISPVGCSVFAYNYIDIDWIEAAHGRALAVATAVKRLHPGNLVFTYQGDGDLSAIGTAESIHAAARGENVVAIYINNAIYGMTGGQMAPTTLLGMKTATTPYGRDPRLNGYPYKIAEMMAHLDGATYITRQSVHTPANVRKCKKAIRKAFENSMAGNGFSLVEVVSTCNSGWKLSPVASNKWLAENMLPFYPLGDIKDVKMEETR; this comes from the coding sequence ATGGCAGAGGTTGAAATCAAACAGGAGAATCTGGTCTACGCGAAGCCCAGACTCATCACCGATAACGTCATGCACTACTGTCCGGGCTGCAGCCACGGTACGGTGCACAAACTCGTAGCGGAGGTCATCGACGAGATGGGCCTCGCGGAGAAGGCCGTGGGCATTTCGCCCGTGGGCTGCTCGGTGTTCGCCTACAATTATATCGACATCGACTGGATCGAGGCGGCGCACGGCCGCGCGCTGGCCGTGGCTACGGCCGTGAAGCGGCTCCACCCGGGAAATCTGGTCTTCACCTACCAGGGCGACGGCGACCTTTCGGCCATCGGCACGGCGGAGTCGATCCACGCGGCGGCACGCGGCGAGAACGTCGTGGCGATCTATATAAATAATGCGATCTACGGCATGACCGGCGGTCAGATGGCCCCCACCACCCTCTTGGGCATGAAGACGGCGACGACGCCCTACGGCCGCGACCCGCGGCTGAACGGTTATCCCTACAAGATCGCCGAGATGATGGCTCATCTGGACGGTGCGACCTACATCACGCGTCAGAGCGTGCACACGCCCGCCAACGTGCGCAAGTGCAAGAAGGCGATCCGCAAGGCGTTCGAAAATTCGATGGCCGGTAACGGTTTTTCGCTCGTGGAGGTCGTTTCGACCTGCAACAGCGGCTGGAAACTCTCGCCCGTGGCCTCGAACAAGTGGCTTGCCGAGAACATGCTGCCCTTCTATCCGCTGGGCGATATCAAGGACGTAAAAATGGAGGAGACGCGATGA
- a CDS encoding LTA synthase family protein, whose translation MIRTPFVRTGIPGGSSPLFRPAIYLLLTLAFYAALSAADRIWEIPHPHLFVIRLRRFTDAMLLALPVWFLHKKRWVLLWIALADLYLLSNVWYYRNYGNVMPLPSYLMVRNLDGLGPSIRSSIRLRDLWIVLPSVCFAVCYPFLSRYDSKGGGKRFRIVWCAGCLLFIAAVVALPYRHDRNSFSHPWPCFRNELMVGYREFGLINYWIYEIGCLQGCSDEEKQYAAQFVEASERRAFRDPLTPEHRKNLIVVLMESLSSWPIGLTVEGTEVTPFLDSLARDTSVICFPHVLPQVKDGRSSDAQLLLNTGLLPIETGAAASLYGSTNTYPSLPKALARKGYASASFICDSRSYWNQEATTKSYGFGALHEKLGEGGPSVRADENLYRRTLPILRELPQPFYAQLVTMSGHDAVKSELESPLNEACITDEQAKYYLVVTQYADRCLAGFIDSLKRCGLYERSIVVITGDHDSITRNRYEGRERCELSDRFVPLFILNAPLKAVGTDAAIAQCDIYPSLLDMMNAGDYIFHGLGESVFRRRIDCASDHSSGWVGDNTDDSVRQYRKALWRVSDILIRSDYFKSRTDD comes from the coding sequence ATGATCCGCACCCCGTTCGTCCGAACCGGTATCCCCGGCGGCAGTTCCCCGCTATTCCGGCCTGCGATCTACCTGCTGCTGACGCTGGCCTTCTATGCCGCGCTGTCGGCCGCGGACCGCATCTGGGAAATCCCGCATCCGCACCTGTTCGTCATCCGGCTCCGGCGATTCACCGACGCCATGCTGCTGGCGCTGCCCGTCTGGTTCCTGCACAAAAAACGGTGGGTGCTGCTCTGGATCGCGCTGGCCGACCTTTACCTGCTCTCGAACGTCTGGTACTACCGGAACTACGGCAACGTCATGCCGCTGCCCTCGTACCTGATGGTGCGCAACCTCGACGGCCTCGGTCCGAGCATCCGCAGCTCGATCCGGCTCCGGGACCTTTGGATCGTGCTTCCCTCGGTCTGCTTCGCCGTCTGCTATCCGTTCCTGAGCCGATACGATTCCAAAGGGGGGGGGAAGCGGTTCCGCATCGTGTGGTGCGCGGGCTGCCTGCTGTTCATCGCCGCCGTCGTCGCGCTGCCGTACCGCCACGACCGCAACAGTTTCAGCCATCCCTGGCCCTGTTTCCGGAACGAGCTCATGGTAGGCTACCGCGAATTCGGACTGATAAATTACTGGATCTACGAAATCGGCTGCTTGCAGGGCTGCTCGGATGAAGAAAAACAGTACGCCGCACAGTTCGTCGAAGCCTCCGAACGGAGGGCCTTCCGCGATCCGCTGACGCCGGAGCACCGGAAAAACCTCATCGTGGTACTCATGGAATCGCTCTCCAGTTGGCCCATAGGACTCACGGTCGAAGGGACCGAAGTGACTCCCTTTCTCGATTCGCTGGCCCGGGACACGAGCGTAATCTGCTTTCCGCACGTATTGCCGCAGGTGAAGGACGGCCGTTCGTCCGACGCCCAGTTGCTGCTCAATACCGGACTGCTGCCGATCGAAACCGGAGCCGCCGCCAGCCTCTACGGCAGCACGAACACCTATCCGTCGCTCCCGAAAGCGCTGGCCCGGAAGGGGTATGCCTCCGCCTCGTTCATCTGCGACTCCCGGTCCTACTGGAATCAAGAGGCCACGACGAAGAGTTACGGATTCGGCGCCCTGCACGAGAAGCTGGGCGAAGGCGGCCCCTCGGTCCGGGCCGACGAAAACCTGTACCGCCGCACCCTTCCGATCCTGCGGGAGCTGCCACAGCCGTTTTACGCCCAGTTGGTCACCATGTCGGGCCACGATGCCGTGAAAAGCGAGCTCGAAAGCCCGCTCAACGAAGCCTGCATCACGGACGAGCAGGCGAAATACTACCTGGTCGTCACGCAATACGCAGACCGTTGCCTCGCGGGGTTCATCGACTCGCTCAAACGGTGCGGGCTCTACGAGCGGAGCATCGTCGTCATCACGGGCGACCACGACTCGATCACCCGCAACCGCTACGAGGGACGCGAACGGTGCGAACTGAGCGACCGGTTCGTCCCGCTGTTCATTCTCAACGCCCCGCTGAAGGCCGTCGGCACGGATGCCGCGATCGCGCAATGCGACATCTATCCGAGCCTGCTGGACATGATGAACGCCGGGGATTACATCTTTCACGGACTGGGCGAAAGCGTCTTCCGCCGCCGGATCGACTGCGCGTCGGACCATTCGAGCGGCTGGGTCGGCGACAACACGGACGACTCGGTGCGGCAGTACCGCAAAGCGCTGTGGCGCGTCTCGGACATCCTGATCCGGTCGGATTATTTCAAATCCCGGACAGACGACTGA
- a CDS encoding 2-oxoacid:acceptor oxidoreductase family protein, giving the protein MKETLIIAGFGGQGVLSMGKILAYSGVMQDFEVTWMPSYGPEMRGGTANVTVILSDRKISSPIAHEFDTAIILNQQSMEKFEPMVKPGGVLIYDTNGITRHPVRKDIEVYAIDATAECAKMGQAKLFNTMILGGYLKVRPVVAMENVMVGLKKSLPERAWKMLPANEEAIRHGGEIIRKR; this is encoded by the coding sequence ATGAAAGAGACATTGATCATAGCAGGATTCGGAGGACAGGGCGTCCTTTCGATGGGTAAGATTCTGGCCTATTCGGGCGTGATGCAGGACTTCGAGGTGACGTGGATGCCCTCCTACGGTCCCGAGATGCGCGGCGGCACGGCCAACGTGACGGTGATCCTCTCCGACCGGAAGATTTCGTCGCCCATCGCGCACGAGTTCGACACGGCGATCATTCTGAACCAGCAGTCGATGGAGAAGTTCGAGCCGATGGTCAAGCCGGGCGGCGTGCTGATCTACGACACGAACGGCATCACGCGGCACCCGGTGCGCAAGGACATCGAAGTCTATGCGATCGACGCCACGGCCGAGTGCGCGAAGATGGGTCAGGCCAAGTTGTTCAACACGATGATCCTGGGCGGTTACCTCAAGGTGCGTCCTGTCGTTGCGATGGAGAACGTGATGGTGGGCCTGAAAAAGTCGCTTCCGGAGCGGGCGTGGAAAATGCTTCCGGCCAACGAGGAGGCCATCCGCCACGGCGGCGAGATCATCCGCAAACGCTGA